A genome region from Arthrobacter sp. V1I9 includes the following:
- a CDS encoding putative quinol monooxygenase, with amino-acid sequence MTFANVGSLGTNPGQRDAVVSILLRPMAGLKEAGCLLYEVGVNDEMPNTVFVSELWESPEAHQASLQLDSVRAAIAEAMPLLSGEMGGNQFTVLGSPLR; translated from the coding sequence ATGACCTTTGCGAATGTGGGAAGCCTCGGAACCAATCCCGGCCAGCGCGACGCCGTCGTGTCCATCCTGCTCCGGCCCATGGCCGGGCTTAAGGAGGCCGGCTGCCTGCTGTACGAAGTGGGCGTCAACGACGAAATGCCAAACACGGTGTTTGTGTCCGAGCTGTGGGAGTCGCCGGAAGCACATCAGGCGTCACTGCAGCTGGACAGTGTTCGCGCGGCGATCGCTGAGGCGATGCCGTTGCTTTCGGGCGAGATGGGCGGCAACCAGTTCACCGTGCTCGGGTCTCCGCTGCGCTGA
- a CDS encoding PTS glucose/sucrose transporter subunit IIB, which translates to MSKAEKIIEGLGGAGNIVEIEACITRLRTEVKDGSLVNEATLKAAGAHGVLAAGTVVQVVVGPEADNLAEDIEDLL; encoded by the coding sequence ATGTCCAAAGCAGAAAAGATTATTGAAGGCCTGGGCGGAGCCGGCAACATCGTGGAAATCGAAGCGTGCATCACGCGCCTGCGCACGGAAGTCAAAGACGGCTCACTGGTCAACGAGGCCACCCTCAAGGCAGCCGGAGCGCACGGCGTCCTGGCTGCCGGAACTGTTGTCCAGGTGGTTGTGGGGCCGGAGGCCGACAACCTGGCCGAAGACATCGAGGACCTGCTCTAG
- a CDS encoding Rieske 2Fe-2S domain-containing protein → MKPLPALELVTRLEDAEWLDPVAKKVRKVVKRTVRPQWARDILHGVPIGHPVHPLAVQVPLGSWISAAVLDALPGNNRAATVLIGVGTASALPSAVAGFMDWSQLHSQQQRVGLVHAAANITAASLYGASLVVRANGQQGAGKVLAYLGLGVVSFGGFLGGHLSYRQAAGVNHSEDIPHRFPSGWQALAPLQDLPDGKLHKRVVAGLPLLVFREGETVNVLSDVCSHLSGPLHEGKLKEGKLNDGSRTDGGDPCVVCPWHGSTFSLRSGEVQAGPATARQPRFETRVTGGLVEVNLPGAD, encoded by the coding sequence ATGAAACCGCTGCCTGCACTTGAGCTTGTTACCCGCCTGGAAGATGCCGAGTGGCTGGATCCCGTGGCCAAGAAAGTCCGGAAAGTAGTCAAGCGTACGGTCCGCCCCCAGTGGGCCCGGGACATTCTCCACGGGGTGCCCATCGGCCACCCGGTCCATCCCCTGGCAGTCCAGGTTCCCTTGGGATCCTGGATCTCCGCAGCCGTCCTGGATGCGCTCCCCGGCAACAACCGGGCTGCCACCGTACTGATCGGCGTCGGAACCGCATCTGCGCTGCCTTCCGCGGTGGCCGGCTTCATGGACTGGTCGCAGCTGCACAGCCAGCAGCAGCGGGTTGGACTGGTCCATGCCGCTGCCAATATCACTGCAGCCAGCCTCTACGGTGCGTCGCTGGTGGTGCGGGCAAATGGACAGCAGGGCGCAGGCAAGGTCCTCGCGTATCTGGGTCTCGGAGTTGTCAGTTTTGGCGGCTTTTTAGGCGGCCACCTCAGCTATCGCCAGGCCGCCGGGGTCAATCACAGCGAGGATATCCCGCACCGCTTCCCGAGCGGGTGGCAGGCCCTCGCGCCGTTGCAGGACCTGCCCGATGGGAAGCTCCACAAGCGTGTGGTGGCCGGACTCCCGTTGCTCGTCTTCCGCGAAGGGGAAACGGTCAACGTGCTGTCCGACGTCTGCAGCCACCTTTCCGGTCCGCTCCACGAGGGCAAGCTGAAGGAAGGCAAGCTGAATGACGGCAGCCGGACCGACGGCGGCGACCCGTGCGTCGTCTGCCCCTGGCACGGCAGCACCTTCTCCCTGCGCTCCGGTGAAGTCCAGGCAGGGCCGGCAACTGCAAGGCAGCCGCGGTTCGAAACCCGTGTCACTGGCGGGCTTGTGGAAGTGAACCTCCCCGGCGCCGACTGA
- a CDS encoding copper homeostasis protein CutC: MAGSLLQVPQLELAVESAEDVHLAASVGAARVELCAALAETDGITASIATIEQACRVGLPVHVLVRPRPGSFTYSEEELQVLGRDVEAALDAGAAGVVVGVLTDDGGPDVASLLRVSEAARRRHPGAEVTFHRAFDAALAAGVDPAEALIRLERTGVNRVLTSGGSPDCTAGLPMLARLVELGREHAPSLQIMAGGGVRLELMSALVRSGVHAVHTSARNNDYSTGTRASAADPSLAAAMAAALAAGG, encoded by the coding sequence ATGGCCGGGAGCCTGCTTCAGGTGCCACAGCTTGAGCTGGCCGTGGAAAGTGCCGAGGACGTGCACCTCGCCGCATCCGTGGGGGCTGCACGGGTGGAACTTTGCGCAGCACTGGCCGAGACTGACGGCATTACGGCCAGCATCGCCACCATCGAGCAGGCCTGCAGGGTGGGCCTGCCGGTCCACGTCCTGGTCCGCCCGCGCCCCGGCAGCTTCACCTACTCCGAGGAGGAGCTCCAGGTGCTTGGGCGGGATGTGGAAGCGGCGCTGGATGCCGGTGCTGCCGGCGTGGTGGTTGGTGTATTGACGGACGACGGCGGACCTGACGTTGCGTCGCTCCTTCGGGTTTCGGAGGCGGCCCGCCGTCGTCATCCCGGTGCGGAGGTGACGTTCCACCGGGCGTTCGACGCCGCTCTGGCCGCTGGCGTGGACCCTGCGGAGGCGTTGATCCGGCTTGAACGCACCGGCGTCAACCGCGTGCTGACCAGCGGCGGAAGCCCGGACTGCACAGCCGGACTGCCGATGCTGGCGCGGCTGGTGGAGCTGGGACGGGAGCACGCGCCGTCGTTGCAGATCATGGCCGGCGGCGGAGTGCGACTGGAACTGATGTCCGCATTGGTCCGCAGCGGAGTGCATGCTGTGCACACCTCCGCGCGGAACAACGACTATTCCACCGGGACCAGGGCCAGTGCGGCCGACCCCTCACTCGCTGCCGCGATGGCAGCTGCGCTGGCAGCAGGCGGTTGA
- the glgX gene encoding glycogen debranching protein GlgX has translation MEVWTGNPYPLGATYDGSGTNFAVFSEAANAVQLCLFDEDGTEQRIRLEAVDAFVWHCYLPHILPGQMYGYRMEGPYDPPRGLRFNPHKLLLDPYAKATSGGITWGQPMFSYNFGDHVSFNSEDSAPNTMRSVVISPFFDWQHDRPPRIPYSDSLIYEAHVRGLTMTHPEVPERERGTYAGIAHPAVIEHLQKLGVTAIELMPVHQFVQDSTLKDKGLRNYWGYNTIGFFAPHESYSSSTKPGQQVQEFKAMVRSLHAAGIEVILDVVYNHTAEGNHLGPTLSFKGIDNQAYYRLVDHEKQHYLDYTGTGNTINVRHPHALQLMMDSLRYWVLEMHVDGFRFDLASALAREFYEVDRLSSFFDLVQQDPVVSQVKLIAEPWDVGPGGYQVGNFPPLWTEWNGKYRDAVRDFWRGAPATLGEFASRLAGSSDLYESSGRRPVASINFVTAHDGFTLRDLVSYNSKHNEANGENNNDGESHNRSWNCGVEGPTTDSGILALRARLQRNFLATLLLSQGVPMVLHGDELGRSQLGNNNVYCQDSPLSWINWEEADQPLVEFLAAVSRLRREHPTFRRTRFFEGRPVLRGLGQPLPDIVWLDKDASAMVPEDWDNPLARALGVFYNGAGVGKDHRGRVIHDHNFLLYCNSGDEPVVFTIPSAEYSPSWEQLLDTAGEHADTGLLHADETVELAGRSLLVLRSYASPPEKPDHSVSASLALLSTPEPAILPASWPCP, from the coding sequence ATGGAAGTCTGGACGGGGAACCCATACCCACTGGGCGCCACCTACGACGGCAGCGGCACCAACTTCGCGGTGTTCAGCGAGGCGGCGAACGCCGTCCAGCTGTGCCTGTTCGACGAGGACGGCACCGAACAGCGGATCCGCCTGGAGGCGGTGGATGCCTTCGTCTGGCACTGCTATCTTCCGCACATCCTGCCCGGCCAGATGTACGGCTACCGGATGGAGGGACCCTACGATCCTCCGCGCGGCCTCCGCTTCAACCCGCACAAGCTGCTGCTGGACCCCTATGCGAAGGCAACCAGCGGCGGCATCACCTGGGGCCAGCCGATGTTCTCCTACAACTTCGGCGACCATGTCTCCTTCAACTCCGAGGACTCCGCTCCCAACACCATGAGATCCGTGGTGATCAGCCCGTTCTTTGACTGGCAGCACGACCGTCCGCCGCGGATCCCCTACAGCGACAGCCTGATCTACGAAGCCCACGTGAGGGGCCTGACGATGACCCATCCGGAAGTGCCGGAGCGGGAACGCGGCACGTACGCCGGCATCGCCCACCCCGCCGTCATCGAACACCTGCAGAAGCTCGGCGTCACGGCGATCGAGCTGATGCCGGTGCACCAGTTCGTCCAGGACAGCACACTGAAGGACAAGGGCCTCCGCAACTATTGGGGTTACAACACCATCGGCTTCTTCGCGCCCCACGAGAGCTACAGTTCCAGCACCAAGCCGGGGCAGCAGGTGCAGGAATTCAAAGCGATGGTCCGTTCCCTGCACGCCGCCGGCATCGAGGTGATTCTCGACGTCGTCTATAACCACACGGCGGAAGGGAACCACCTCGGACCCACCCTTTCCTTCAAAGGTATCGATAACCAGGCGTACTACCGGCTGGTGGATCACGAGAAGCAGCACTACCTGGACTACACGGGCACCGGCAACACGATCAACGTCCGCCACCCGCACGCCCTGCAGCTCATGATGGATTCGCTGCGGTACTGGGTGCTGGAAATGCACGTGGACGGGTTCCGCTTCGACCTCGCCTCCGCCCTGGCGCGTGAGTTCTACGAGGTGGACCGGCTGTCCAGCTTCTTCGACCTCGTCCAGCAGGATCCCGTGGTGTCCCAGGTGAAGCTCATCGCCGAGCCATGGGATGTTGGGCCGGGCGGGTACCAGGTGGGTAACTTCCCGCCCCTCTGGACCGAGTGGAACGGAAAGTACCGCGACGCCGTCCGCGACTTTTGGCGTGGCGCGCCGGCCACGCTCGGTGAGTTTGCCTCCCGCCTGGCGGGTTCCTCTGACCTTTATGAGAGTTCAGGACGCCGGCCCGTAGCCTCAATCAATTTCGTCACGGCGCACGACGGCTTCACGTTGCGCGACCTGGTGTCTTACAACTCCAAGCACAACGAAGCCAACGGCGAGAACAATAACGACGGCGAGTCCCACAACCGCTCGTGGAACTGCGGTGTGGAAGGACCCACCACCGACAGTGGCATCCTTGCACTGCGGGCACGCCTGCAGCGCAACTTCCTGGCCACGCTCCTCCTTTCCCAGGGCGTTCCGATGGTGCTGCACGGCGACGAACTGGGGCGCAGCCAGCTGGGAAACAACAATGTTTATTGCCAGGACTCGCCCCTCTCATGGATCAATTGGGAGGAAGCGGACCAGCCCTTGGTGGAGTTCCTTGCAGCGGTCAGCAGGCTGCGCCGGGAACACCCCACCTTCCGCCGCACCAGGTTCTTTGAAGGCCGGCCGGTCTTGCGTGGCCTCGGTCAGCCACTGCCGGACATCGTCTGGCTCGACAAGGACGCTTCGGCAATGGTTCCGGAGGACTGGGACAACCCCCTCGCCCGCGCCCTCGGGGTGTTCTACAACGGCGCCGGGGTGGGCAAGGACCACCGCGGCCGGGTGATTCACGACCATAACTTCCTGCTGTACTGCAATTCCGGCGACGAACCGGTGGTCTTCACCATTCCCAGCGCCGAGTACTCGCCCAGCTGGGAACAACTCCTCGATACCGCCGGTGAGCACGCGGACACCGGCCTGCTCCATGCCGATGAAACTGTCGAACTGGCGGGCAGGTCCCTGCTGGTACTTCGGTCTTACGCCAGCCCGCCCGAGAAGCCCGACCACTCGGTGTCCGCCTCACTGGCCCTGCTCTCAACCCCCGAACCGGCAATCCTGCCTGCCTCATGGCCATGCCCGTGA
- a CDS encoding PTS transporter subunit EIIC, whose amino-acid sequence MSTSDTAALAPEKKPNKVFATLQRLGRCLMLPIAVLPAAGILLRIGQADLLGAIPGFEGGAAVISAAGNAVFTWLPLIFAVGIAIGWAKKADGSTALAAVVGYMVIDGVFKAMSPLVLAGQVDPTGKPAVINYGVLAGIVVGLFSAMLWQRFYRTKLPDFLGFFSGRRLVPILTSVTSLVAGVALALVYPFFNAGLSAVGEAVAGNAVAGGGVYGFANRMLIPAGLHHILNSAVWFLIGDYTDASGQLVRGDLNRFFAGDPTAGIFMTGFFPIMMFGLPAAALAIWRHAKPSQKKIVGGIMLSTALTAFLTGITEPLEYSFMFVAFPLYIVHAVLTGTSMALVNALDIHHGFTFSAGLIDFILNFGKSENGWLLIPIGLGYAVIYYFLFSIVIKRWNLRTPGREDDEVTVETDAAK is encoded by the coding sequence ATGTCAACGTCTGATACCGCCGCCCTGGCCCCGGAGAAAAAGCCGAACAAGGTTTTTGCCACCCTGCAGCGCCTGGGCCGCTGTCTCATGCTCCCCATTGCTGTGCTCCCCGCCGCCGGCATCCTGCTGCGCATCGGCCAGGCAGATCTTCTGGGCGCGATTCCAGGGTTCGAAGGGGGCGCGGCTGTCATTTCCGCCGCCGGCAATGCCGTGTTCACGTGGCTCCCGCTGATCTTCGCGGTGGGCATCGCCATCGGCTGGGCCAAGAAGGCGGACGGGTCCACCGCATTGGCAGCCGTAGTGGGTTACATGGTGATCGACGGCGTCTTCAAGGCAATGTCACCGCTGGTTTTGGCAGGACAGGTGGACCCTACGGGCAAGCCCGCCGTGATCAACTACGGTGTGCTCGCCGGCATCGTGGTGGGCCTGTTTTCCGCGATGCTCTGGCAGCGTTTCTACCGCACCAAGCTTCCCGACTTCCTGGGCTTCTTCAGCGGCCGGCGCCTGGTGCCAATCCTGACCTCCGTCACCAGCTTGGTGGCCGGCGTCGCACTGGCCCTGGTTTACCCGTTCTTCAACGCAGGCCTTTCAGCCGTGGGTGAGGCCGTGGCAGGCAATGCCGTTGCCGGCGGCGGAGTCTATGGCTTTGCCAACCGCATGCTCATCCCTGCGGGTCTGCACCACATCCTGAACTCGGCTGTCTGGTTCCTGATCGGCGACTACACCGACGCTTCCGGCCAACTGGTCCGCGGTGACCTCAACCGGTTCTTCGCCGGCGACCCCACGGCGGGCATCTTCATGACCGGGTTCTTCCCCATCATGATGTTCGGCCTGCCGGCCGCCGCCCTCGCCATCTGGCGCCACGCCAAGCCTTCCCAGAAGAAAATCGTGGGCGGCATCATGCTCTCCACCGCCCTCACGGCATTCCTCACCGGCATCACTGAACCGCTCGAGTACTCGTTTATGTTCGTTGCTTTTCCGCTCTACATCGTCCATGCAGTACTGACCGGAACCTCCATGGCCCTGGTCAACGCACTGGATATCCACCACGGATTCACCTTCTCCGCCGGCCTTATCGACTTCATCCTCAACTTTGGCAAGTCGGAGAACGGTTGGCTCCTCATCCCCATTGGTTTGGGCTATGCGGTGATCTACTACTTCCTCTTCTCCATAGTTATCAAGCGCTGGAACCTGCGCACCCCGGGCCGGGAGGACGACGAAGTCACCGTGGAGACTGACGCGGCCAAGTAG
- the nagB gene encoding glucosamine-6-phosphate deaminase: MEIVILPAPADVARTAADAIEQQVRSGPSVLGLATGSTPLGTYRELIERRRKGGLSFAGVQAFLLDEYVGLPSAHPQSYHSVIREEFVDSVDFAVGAVHGLDGTAEDLEAEAARYEAAIAAAGGVDLQILGIGTDGHVGFNEPMSSLASRTRIKTLTQQTRQDNARFFAHPADVPDHVLTQGLGTIREARHLLLLAMGEAKAEAVAAAVEGPVAALCPASALQLHPHVTVLLDQGAASRLAHREYYQDTFGRKPAWQGL, from the coding sequence ATGGAAATCGTCATCCTTCCCGCTCCTGCAGACGTGGCCCGCACGGCTGCGGATGCCATCGAACAGCAGGTCCGCAGCGGCCCGTCCGTCCTGGGCCTGGCCACGGGGTCCACGCCTTTGGGCACGTACCGGGAGCTCATTGAACGGCGACGGAAAGGCGGGTTGAGCTTCGCCGGGGTTCAAGCCTTTCTCCTCGATGAGTACGTGGGCCTGCCCAGTGCGCATCCGCAGTCGTACCATTCCGTGATCCGAGAGGAATTCGTGGACAGCGTGGACTTTGCCGTTGGTGCTGTCCATGGCCTGGACGGAACAGCAGAGGACCTCGAAGCTGAGGCTGCCCGGTACGAGGCCGCGATTGCAGCGGCGGGAGGCGTGGACCTCCAGATCCTCGGAATCGGAACGGACGGCCACGTCGGTTTCAATGAACCGATGTCCTCGCTTGCCTCGCGGACGCGGATCAAGACACTGACCCAGCAGACCCGGCAGGACAACGCCCGCTTTTTCGCCCACCCGGCGGACGTTCCGGACCATGTGCTGACCCAAGGACTGGGCACCATCCGCGAGGCCCGGCACCTGCTGCTGCTTGCCATGGGTGAGGCGAAGGCAGAGGCTGTCGCGGCAGCCGTAGAGGGTCCCGTGGCAGCGCTGTGCCCTGCCTCTGCGCTGCAGCTGCATCCGCACGTCACCGTCCTGCTGGATCAGGGCGCGGCGTCCAGGCTGGCGCACCGCGAGTACTACCAGGACACGTTCGGGCGCAAACCCGCGTGGCAGGGACTGTGA
- a CDS encoding PTS glucose transporter subunit IIA, with translation MAESLVVKAPLGGTVVPLEDVPDPVFAGQMVGSGAAVEPPAGEMFDVVSPVAGKVIKLLPHAFVVVESSGRGVLTHVGIDTVKLKGEGFKLLIAQGDTVDAGTPIMRVDPAAALTAGYSMVSPVVVLDTKPDAATLLASGTVAAGASLFSLD, from the coding sequence GTGGCGGAATCCCTCGTAGTCAAAGCCCCCCTCGGCGGCACCGTGGTTCCCCTCGAAGATGTCCCGGACCCCGTTTTTGCCGGCCAGATGGTGGGGTCCGGCGCAGCCGTCGAGCCTCCGGCGGGTGAGATGTTCGACGTCGTATCCCCGGTCGCGGGAAAGGTGATCAAGCTCCTGCCGCATGCCTTTGTGGTGGTGGAGTCATCAGGGCGCGGTGTCCTCACCCACGTGGGGATCGACACGGTCAAACTCAAGGGTGAGGGCTTCAAGCTGCTCATTGCGCAAGGAGACACCGTTGACGCCGGTACGCCCATCATGCGGGTGGACCCAGCCGCCGCCTTGACCGCCGGATACTCGATGGTGAGCCCCGTCGTCGTGCTTGACACGAAACCCGACGCGGCCACGCTGCTGGCATCCGGCACTGTAGCGGCCGGGGCCAGCTTGTTTTCGCTGGACTAG
- a CDS encoding N-acetylglucosamine-6-phosphate deacetylase, which produces MGEDLILRGRIVTGSMDVEDGLVAVDGGHITYAGPASGFRGDPGIAAGRGAAGNLDAANAAGRILLPGLVDLHCHGAHGSDFSEGSVEGARDAARYLHSRGTTTLLASLVTAAPADLLRNLKALRTVAEEGLVAGSHLEGPFLSAGQCGAHDPGLLLEPDAGLMGELLEVAGPSLASMTLAAELPGSEALVDLLAARGVIPSLGHTAADHQSAASFLERAAAGLSRASTAASRGGQRPTVTHLFNAMPSLHHRSPGPVSACLSAARAGNAVVELIADGVHLAPETVKTVFELIRADNIALVTDSMAATGLQDGHYKLGTLAVTVDGGVARVDSTGAIAGGTATLLDVVRSAVAAGVSLRDAVASASAVPAAVLGLSGQAGDLRAGVPADVVVVDTELNLAGVLRRGEWVAEVGRSG; this is translated from the coding sequence ATGGGCGAGGATCTGATTCTTCGCGGCCGTATCGTGACCGGGAGCATGGACGTCGAGGACGGCCTGGTAGCGGTAGACGGTGGGCACATCACCTATGCCGGGCCGGCGTCGGGCTTTCGTGGCGACCCTGGCATTGCCGCGGGCCGGGGTGCCGCCGGAAACCTGGATGCCGCCAACGCTGCCGGACGCATTTTGCTGCCGGGCTTGGTGGATCTCCACTGCCATGGCGCCCACGGCTCGGATTTCTCCGAGGGTTCCGTGGAGGGGGCACGTGATGCTGCCCGTTACCTGCACAGCAGGGGAACCACCACATTGCTCGCCAGCCTGGTCACGGCAGCGCCCGCGGACCTGTTGCGGAATCTGAAGGCGTTGCGGACCGTGGCAGAGGAGGGGCTGGTCGCCGGGTCGCACCTGGAGGGCCCCTTCCTGTCCGCAGGGCAGTGCGGGGCCCATGACCCGGGGCTGTTGCTTGAACCCGACGCTGGGCTCATGGGTGAACTGCTCGAAGTTGCGGGCCCTTCCCTGGCTTCCATGACCCTGGCTGCTGAACTTCCCGGCTCTGAGGCGCTCGTGGATCTGCTGGCTGCGCGCGGGGTCATTCCGTCGCTGGGGCATACGGCAGCGGATCACCAGTCCGCCGCCTCGTTCCTGGAGCGGGCAGCCGCCGGGCTTTCCAGAGCATCAACAGCGGCGAGCCGCGGAGGCCAGCGTCCAACCGTCACCCACCTCTTCAACGCGATGCCGAGCCTCCACCACCGCTCCCCCGGCCCCGTCTCCGCCTGCCTCAGCGCGGCACGAGCCGGGAACGCCGTCGTCGAACTCATAGCCGACGGCGTCCACCTGGCCCCCGAGACGGTGAAGACGGTGTTCGAACTGATCAGGGCGGACAACATCGCACTGGTTACCGACTCCATGGCTGCCACCGGCCTGCAGGACGGCCACTACAAGCTCGGTACGTTGGCCGTGACGGTTGATGGCGGCGTAGCCCGCGTGGACAGCACTGGCGCGATCGCCGGCGGAACGGCCACCCTCCTGGACGTTGTCCGGTCCGCTGTTGCCGCTGGCGTGTCCTTGCGGGACGCCGTTGCATCCGCGAGTGCTGTCCCGGCCGCGGTCCTGGGATTGTCTGGGCAGGCGGGGGACCTCCGGGCCGGGGTGCCGGCCGACGTCGTTGTCGTGGACACCGAACTAAACCTGGCTGGCGTGTTGCGCAGGGGTGAGTGGGTGGCCGAGGTGGGGCGGTCCGGGTAG
- a CDS encoding HNH endonuclease signature motif containing protein has protein sequence MEQVLSGAGAGEEVILPAEPAAPTRNVIASVDDVPMEQGRSGVDTGEALILPAVPVAPESAPTQNVSASIDDVGMGNGEGAVAAMEGIHASVAGVGALFLKDAALATTAAAGGGVDVLQRAYEIRLDRLGLLSKLEAQIAGLKARDAAEAFELQQAVTPPDAPAHERTYNEMSAIEETAGVLTISGPAAGAFITQSRQLCSLPLALEALSSGTISWQHAKIIADETEGLTPAGANALVAHFLDPDAPHPARGAAAGKLVPSRFRARIRSWRERHHPESIEKRHTKSAADRRIEYSPDRNGMAWFSAYLPAHQASAIWNKITALARGAQSPNEPRNLTQLRPDILTNLLLSAGPTLSRDEHTSPRTPDEGPADTLGRAALAITDSTATSTATGTGEYTRDQHEATAHGGTDATRGSAGDSGGTDATTGSAGDSGYADVAKVPVPNTTVLVTVPVFALLGLTDEPAVLDGHGPIPASIARKLLTDGATSFHRVLVDPRDGAPLEIGRTKYRLTKAMKHALRLRDGKCTFPGCNNRSPDNETDHLQPWQHGGTTGISNLAQLCPKHHRLKHNSRWTPTPATRNEPPGWTSPTGRHYQSEHHNWEPPTWPPGLLPAPGRSSIEEVFVEYLSG, from the coding sequence ATGGAGCAGGTTCTATCAGGTGCGGGGGCTGGTGAGGAGGTGATCCTGCCCGCCGAGCCGGCCGCTCCCACTCGAAATGTCATTGCCTCGGTGGACGATGTTCCCATGGAGCAAGGCCGGTCAGGTGTGGACACTGGTGAGGCGCTGATCCTGCCTGCCGTGCCAGTTGCGCCGGAAAGCGCACCCACTCAGAATGTCAGTGCCTCCATAGATGATGTTGGTATGGGAAACGGCGAGGGCGCAGTGGCAGCGATGGAGGGCATTCATGCCTCCGTTGCCGGCGTGGGGGCCCTGTTTCTTAAGGATGCCGCCCTGGCCACTACCGCTGCAGCCGGTGGCGGGGTTGACGTGCTCCAACGCGCGTACGAGATCCGTTTGGACCGGTTGGGGCTGCTGTCCAAGCTCGAAGCGCAGATAGCTGGGCTCAAGGCACGCGACGCAGCCGAAGCCTTCGAACTGCAACAAGCGGTGACCCCACCGGACGCGCCCGCGCACGAACGAACCTACAACGAGATGTCAGCGATCGAGGAAACCGCCGGCGTCCTGACCATCAGCGGACCCGCAGCCGGAGCGTTCATCACCCAGTCCCGCCAACTCTGCTCCCTCCCGCTGGCCCTGGAGGCACTGTCCTCCGGAACCATCTCCTGGCAACACGCGAAAATCATCGCCGACGAAACAGAAGGCCTCACCCCCGCCGGCGCCAACGCCCTGGTAGCGCATTTCCTCGACCCGGACGCACCCCACCCGGCCCGCGGAGCCGCCGCCGGGAAACTGGTGCCCTCCCGGTTCCGGGCCAGGATAAGGAGTTGGCGCGAACGCCACCACCCCGAATCCATCGAAAAGCGGCACACCAAAAGCGCGGCCGACCGCCGCATCGAATACAGCCCCGACCGCAACGGCATGGCATGGTTCTCCGCCTACCTGCCCGCCCACCAGGCATCCGCGATCTGGAACAAAATCACCGCCCTCGCCCGCGGCGCCCAAAGCCCGAACGAACCCCGAAACCTCACCCAACTCCGGCCCGACATCCTCACCAACCTCCTCCTCAGCGCAGGACCCACACTCAGCCGCGACGAACACACCAGCCCGCGCACCCCCGACGAGGGCCCCGCGGACACGCTCGGACGAGCCGCCCTGGCAATCACCGACAGCACCGCCACCAGCACCGCCACCGGCACCGGCGAGTACACGCGTGACCAGCACGAGGCCACCGCGCACGGGGGCACCGACGCCACCAGAGGCTCCGCCGGCGACAGCGGAGGCACCGACGCCACCACAGGCTCCGCCGGCGACAGCGGGTACGCGGATGTCGCCAAAGTCCCGGTCCCGAACACAACAGTGCTCGTGACCGTCCCGGTGTTCGCACTCCTCGGACTCACCGACGAACCAGCCGTCCTCGACGGGCACGGCCCCATCCCCGCCTCCATAGCACGCAAACTCCTCACCGACGGTGCCACCTCCTTCCACCGCGTCCTCGTGGACCCCCGCGACGGCGCACCGCTGGAAATCGGGCGCACAAAATACCGGCTCACCAAAGCCATGAAGCACGCACTGCGCCTGCGCGACGGAAAATGCACCTTCCCCGGCTGCAACAACCGCTCCCCCGACAACGAAACCGACCACCTCCAACCCTGGCAGCACGGCGGAACCACCGGAATCAGCAACCTGGCACAACTCTGCCCAAAACATCACCGCCTCAAACACAACAGCCGCTGGACACCCACCCCAGCCACCCGAAACGAACCACCCGGCTGGACCTCACCCACCGGCCGCCACTACCAAAGCGAACACCACAACTGGGAACCACCAACCTGGCCACCCGGCCTCCTGCCCGCCCCGGGACGCAGTTCCATCGAAGAGGTCTTCGTGGAGTACTTATCCGGCTGA